From a single Labrenzia sp. PHM005 genomic region:
- a CDS encoding lipopolysaccharide biosynthesis protein, with amino-acid sequence MQSPDNPTPTRLLNFPLAARLEDVAKRIAGLLGANGSDNQAAQLMALFTFAIRVGGAALAYLSQVVLARLLGAHDYGIFAVAWTVVIILGVMACGGFSASASKFIPKYRQAEDPASLRGFIRTSRLSALITGTGIAAIGIAAIALLRPMIDASYVAPLSVTLLALPFFAYAMAQDGIARSHDWPFLAMLPTYIWRPAALLIILVIVIAFGLGATALTAAYAAVLSALLVALYQHMHLNVRLKPSLPDKAKTTDLKLWFLVSLPMLAVDGFLQLITSADVIMVSFFEDPDQVAVYFAASKTLALVHFVYFAVRAASAHRFSRYLHSGDMDGLATYVRQAVGWTFWPSLAAGAGLLLIAPLLLRLFGAGFEDGFWLIALLMIGVLARASIGPADALLTMTGLQKTCAGIYGATFVLNVVLNLIMIPWLGLAGAAIATSCAILFETTALALAAKYKLNITTFIIPLLFHPRNPAV; translated from the coding sequence GTGCAGTCTCCGGACAATCCGACACCTACTCGCCTGCTAAATTTCCCCTTGGCAGCGCGCCTCGAAGACGTGGCAAAACGGATTGCCGGTCTTCTTGGCGCCAATGGATCGGACAATCAGGCCGCCCAATTGATGGCCTTGTTTACCTTCGCTATCCGCGTGGGTGGAGCTGCGCTCGCCTATCTGTCTCAGGTTGTTCTTGCCCGATTGCTTGGCGCGCATGATTACGGAATATTTGCCGTGGCCTGGACCGTCGTCATAATCCTTGGCGTGATGGCCTGTGGCGGTTTTTCGGCTTCTGCAAGCAAGTTCATCCCCAAATACCGGCAAGCCGAGGATCCTGCCAGCTTACGCGGGTTCATTCGCACCAGCCGGTTATCTGCTCTCATTACCGGCACAGGAATAGCCGCGATCGGGATCGCCGCGATCGCGCTATTGCGTCCGATGATTGATGCGTCCTATGTCGCGCCGCTGTCAGTGACGCTGCTCGCCCTGCCCTTTTTTGCATATGCCATGGCCCAGGATGGCATCGCACGCAGTCACGATTGGCCATTCCTCGCCATGCTGCCGACCTATATCTGGCGGCCAGCGGCACTCTTGATCATTCTGGTGATTGTGATCGCCTTCGGCTTGGGTGCGACCGCGTTGACGGCCGCCTATGCTGCGGTTTTATCCGCTCTTCTGGTAGCGCTTTATCAGCATATGCACCTTAATGTCCGCTTGAAGCCTTCCTTGCCGGACAAAGCCAAGACCACGGATCTGAAACTCTGGTTCCTGGTCTCGTTGCCGATGCTGGCGGTTGATGGCTTTTTGCAGCTGATCACAAGCGCAGATGTGATTATGGTCAGCTTCTTTGAGGACCCGGATCAGGTTGCAGTTTATTTCGCAGCCTCCAAAACCCTAGCGCTGGTGCATTTTGTCTATTTTGCTGTGCGCGCGGCCTCTGCGCACCGCTTTTCGCGTTATCTGCACAGTGGTGATATGGACGGCCTTGCCACTTATGTCCGCCAAGCGGTCGGTTGGACGTTCTGGCCCTCTTTGGCTGCTGGCGCCGGCTTGCTTCTAATTGCCCCCTTGCTGCTGCGTTTGTTTGGTGCCGGCTTTGAAGACGGGTTTTGGCTGATTGCCCTTCTGATGATTGGTGTTCTGGCCCGGGCCTCAATTGGCCCCGCCGATGCCCTGCTGACCATGACCGGCTTACAAAAAACCTGCGCCGGCATTTATGGAGCGACATTTGTCCTGAATGTTGTGCTCAATCTGATCATGATCCCGTGGCTCGGCCTGGCTGGAGCTGCAATCGCAACGAGTTGCGCAATTTTATTTGAAACCACAGCGCTTGCATTGGCTGCAAAATACAAGCTCAATATCACGACCTTTATTATCCCCTTGTTGTTTCACCCTAGGAACCCTGCCGTTTGA
- the ccmA gene encoding heme ABC exporter ATP-binding protein CcmA, which produces MTLIAENLTIDRGGRRVFENLSFSLDQGTALVVTGANGIGKSSLLRTLAGLVPLASGAIRLTGGDDDKPAHEHAHYFGHQDAVKPALSVLENLEFWRSYTAPAFVSGFDADLKKPIQALEFLGIGHTAHLPAAYLSAGQKRRLSLSRLLVTPRPIWLMDEPTSALDNKSEQQLLDLMNGHLASGGQIVTATHTKLALAKTQVLHLEAAKLTEQTFEETLT; this is translated from the coding sequence CTGACCTTAATTGCTGAAAACCTGACCATCGACCGCGGCGGGCGCCGGGTGTTTGAAAATCTTTCATTTTCGCTAGATCAAGGAACCGCCCTTGTGGTGACCGGCGCCAACGGCATCGGCAAATCGTCTCTGCTGCGCACGCTTGCCGGGCTTGTTCCGTTGGCTAGTGGGGCGATCCGGTTGACTGGAGGCGACGATGACAAGCCCGCACACGAACACGCACATTATTTCGGCCACCAGGATGCAGTGAAACCCGCTCTGTCTGTTCTGGAGAACCTGGAATTCTGGCGGAGTTATACCGCGCCTGCGTTTGTCAGCGGGTTTGACGCAGATCTGAAAAAGCCCATTCAGGCGCTGGAGTTCCTTGGAATTGGTCACACGGCCCATCTGCCTGCTGCTTATTTGTCTGCCGGTCAAAAGCGGCGTTTGTCTCTGTCCCGGCTGTTGGTCACCCCCCGGCCGATCTGGTTGATGGATGAACCCACATCCGCACTCGACAACAAGTCGGAACAACAGCTTCTGGATCTTATGAACGGGCATCTGGCCTCAGGCGGACAGATCGTGACTGCTACTCATACCAAATTGGCCCTTGCCAAAACTCAGGTGCTGCATCTGGAAGCCGCCAAGCTGACCGAGCAGACCTTTGAGGAGACCCTGACATGA
- the ccmB gene encoding heme exporter protein CcmB has translation MSGWATELFQRDLRLSVRVGGSALVGVLFFLAVVTVIPFGVGPDLNLLARIGPAILWIGALLATLLGLDRLFQADRDDGTLDLMLMAGRPLEMVVLIKCLAHWVATGLPLVVAAPLLGIFLNLDPVSMAAVTATLLVGTPALTLIGAIGASLTVSMRRGGLLLAVLVVPLAIPVLIFGVSSADAAIHDPVPFLTPFLILCALSLIAAVIGPIASATALRFASD, from the coding sequence ATGAGCGGATGGGCAACGGAACTGTTTCAGCGGGACTTGCGTCTTTCCGTCCGGGTTGGCGGCAGCGCCCTTGTCGGGGTTTTGTTTTTCCTCGCAGTAGTGACCGTGATTCCCTTTGGTGTTGGCCCAGATCTCAACCTGCTGGCCAGGATCGGGCCGGCCATTCTCTGGATCGGTGCTCTTTTGGCGACGCTACTCGGGCTGGACCGGCTGTTTCAGGCGGATCGGGATGACGGTACCCTTGATCTGATGCTAATGGCCGGGCGCCCTCTCGAGATGGTTGTCCTGATCAAATGTCTGGCCCACTGGGTGGCCACTGGCCTGCCGCTGGTTGTTGCAGCGCCTTTACTCGGCATCTTTTTGAACCTGGATCCGGTTTCCATGGCGGCGGTGACCGCAACGCTTCTGGTCGGAACGCCGGCCTTGACGCTGATCGGTGCTATTGGGGCTTCGCTGACGGTCTCGATGCGCCGCGGCGGATTGCTTCTGGCTGTGCTGGTGGTGCCGCTCGCCATTCCGGTGCTCATCTTTGGGGTCAGCTCCGCTGATGCAGCGATTCACGACCCGGTGCCGTTTTTGACACCGTTCTTGATTCTGTGCGCCCTATCTCTGATCGCGGCAGTGATTGGGCCGATTGCATCGGCGACGGCTCTGCGATTCGCTTCCGATTGA